In Myotis daubentonii chromosome 16, mMyoDau2.1, whole genome shotgun sequence, one DNA window encodes the following:
- the LOC132218262 gene encoding diazepam-binding inhibitor-like 5: protein MGQVEFELACATLKQLKGPVSDQEKLVVYSFYKQATQGDCNIPAPPDTDVKAKAKWEAWNEKKGMTKMDAMRIYITKVEELKKKENG, encoded by the coding sequence ATGGGCCAAGTGGAATTTGAGCTGGCCTGCGCCACTCTGAAGCAGTTGAAGGGCCCTGTGAGTGACCAGGAGAAACTGGTGGTGTACAGCTTCTACAAACAGGCCACCCAGGGCGACTGCAACATCCCTGCCCCGCCTGACACGGATGTGAAAGCCAAGGCCAAGTGGGAGGCATGGAATGAGAAAAAAGGGATGACCAAGATGGACGCCATGAGGATCTACATTACTAAAGTAGAAGaactgaagaaaaaggaaaatggttAA